The Streptomyces nigra genome includes the window CGGTGCCGTTGCGCGCGGCCGCGGCGACCCGCTCCTTCTCCTGGGCGCTCGTGCCGTCCAGGCCCCAGTACTGGGCGAGCGCGCCCTTGGCCGGGGTGGCCCCGGTCAGCTGGTGCCAGCCCACCACGGTCTTGCCGTACCGGGCGACGACCGGCTGCACGCGCTCCATGAACGCCACATAGTCCTCGTGGCTGGTGGAGTGCGCCTCGTCGCCGCCGATGTGGAGATAGCGGCCGGGGGTGAGCGCGGCCAGCTCGCGGATCACGTCGTCCACGAAGTCGTAGGTGATGTCCTTGCCGACGCACAGCGAGCTGAACCCGACCGCGGTGCCCGTGTAGAGCGGGGGCGCGACGCCGTCGCAGTTCAGCTCGGCGTACGAGGCCAGCGCGGCGTTGGTGTGCCCGGGCATGTCGATCTCGGGGACGACCTCCAGATACCGGGAGGACGCGTACCGGACGATCTCCTTGTAGTCGGCCTTGGTGTAGTGGCCGCCGGGGCCGCCGCCGACCTGGGTGGAGCCGCCGTAGGTCGCCAGGCGGGGCCAGGATTCGATGGCGATGCGCCAGCCCTGGTCGTCGCTGAGATGCAGATGCAGCTTGTTGATCTTGTAGAGGGCGAGCTGGTCGATGTAGCGCTTGACCTGCTCGACGGTGAAGAAGTGCCGGGAGACGTCCAGCATCGCGCCGCGCCAGCCGTAGCGCGGGGTGTCCTCGATGGTGCCGCCCGCGACCAGCCAGGGGCCGGGCTGCACGGAGTCCTTCTCGACGGCGGCCGGGAGCAGTTGGCGCAGGCTCTGCACACCGTGGAAGAGGCCGGCGGGGGCCGCGGCGGTGATGGTGACGCCGCCGGGTCCGCTGTCCAGGCGGTAGCCCTCGGCGCCGGACGGGCCCCGCTCCAGCCGCAGCCGGATGCCTCCGGCGCCGCGGTCGGTGACCGGCAGACGGTAGCCGGTGGAGGGGCGCAGGATGTCGGCGAGGTACTCGCCGACGCGGCGGGTCTCACGGGAGCCGTCGACCCGGATATGGGTGCCGCGGGTGATCCGGTACGGGCTCTTGCCCGGTGTGACGGACGCGGGCGCGGGGATGACGCGGTCGAGCGGGGTGGGTGCCGTCGGGCGGGAGGCGGGCGCGGCCCCGGTCACCGAGACGCCCATGGCGACCAGTAACAGGGAACCGAGAAG containing:
- a CDS encoding beta-N-acetylhexosaminidase, yielding MGVSVTGAAPASRPTAPTPLDRVIPAPASVTPGKSPYRITRGTHIRVDGSRETRRVGEYLADILRPSTGYRLPVTDRGAGGIRLRLERGPSGAEGYRLDSGPGGVTITAAAPAGLFHGVQSLRQLLPAAVEKDSVQPGPWLVAGGTIEDTPRYGWRGAMLDVSRHFFTVEQVKRYIDQLALYKINKLHLHLSDDQGWRIAIESWPRLATYGGSTQVGGGPGGHYTKADYKEIVRYASSRYLEVVPEIDMPGHTNAALASYAELNCDGVAPPLYTGTAVGFSSLCVGKDITYDFVDDVIRELAALTPGRYLHIGGDEAHSTSHEDYVAFMERVQPVVARYGKTVVGWHQLTGATPAKGALAQYWGLDGTSAQEKERVAAAARNGTGIVLSPADRIYLDMKYTADTPLGLDWAGLVEVRRSYDWDPGAYLPGAPASAIRGVEAPLWSETLTNSDEIEYMAFPRLPGVAELGWSPASTHDWDAYKVRLAAQAERWEALGVDFYRSPQVPWPTA